TCGCGCCGGACAGAATCGAGGGTTCGTTTCGCGTGGAAGGCGATCCGCTTCCGATGACGCTTGAACGAATTCGCCGGGATCCGGAAGCGGTTCTCCCGTACAGGACGCCGCGGCTGGACGGGGAAGGGCGGCCCGTTCTCCGCTACACCTATCGGGTTCCGGAGGCGGTTCCGGGCGATTGGGTGGTGGGGGACGCCTCGGAGGAGGGGCTCGATGAGGAGCGGCTCGAGCGACTCGTCGAACGCGTCCTGGCCGGTGCCTATCCAAACCTGCATTCCATTCTCGTCGTACGCGGCGGGCGGCTGGTGTTCGAGGAGTACTTCTACGGCTATGACGCCGCCAAGCCCCATCCGATTTACTCGAACGCGAAAGGGCTGATCGCGACCTCCATCGCCGTCGCCCTCGACCGCGGAGAGATGACCGGACTCCATCAACACGTAGCGGAGTTTTTTCCCGAACACGCTTCCCTGTTCGACGAAGAGGGGAAGAGGGAAATGACGATCGAGCATCTACTGGCGATGACGGCCGGTTTCGAGTGGGACGAGCTTTCCTATTCCTATTATGACGACCGCAACACGAACCGCCGCATGCAGCAATGCCCCGACCGCGTCGCCTTCCTGCTCGGCCTGCCTCTGGCCGATCCGCCCGGGACCCGTTTCGTATACAACAGCGGCCTGCCGGTGTTGTTGGGTGAGATCCTGCGCAAGGCGACGGGGATGCACGTTTGGGCGTACGCGGAGGAGCACCTCTTTCGGCCTCTCGGTTTTCAAAGATACTTATACGAGTATGCCGCGGATGGAACCGCAGGGGGAGTGCTTCTCCGTCCGAGGGATTTCGTGAAGGTCCCCCGGCTGTATCTGAACCGAGGCCTGTGGGAGGGGCGCCGGATCGCGCCCGCTTCTTGGTTCGACCGCTGCGGGGGACCGGGTCGGGAGTGTCCGAGTTCGGAGTACTGGAATCACTGGGGGAGAAGCGTTCTCTTCGTCGACGGTTCGCCCGTCCTTTTCTTCAGCGGCGGCGGTTTCGGAGGGCAGGCGATCTTCGGATTTCCCGACCTGGATCTGGTGGTCGCCATGACCGGCGGTAATTATTTCACCCCATCGGTGGATCAACACGAGATCTTGCGGCGCTATATTCTTGCACCCATCAAGGATTCGGCGATCAAGTATGATCCTCCCGATCCGGCCGTGGCGCCGGATTACGTCGGTTTGCATGGATTGGAGTGGAGGGAAACGTTCTTCACCGATTTGGGCGCCTTATGGGGATGCGCGGATTATCTGGGCTTCGATTTTTCCGAATCCCGGCTTTATGGAACGACGGGGTACGCCTTTCTCTTGAACGCGGCGCCGTCGATCCCGTCGAATTGTCTCGGTCTTTGGGACAAGAGGCGTTTTGAGGAGATTCTTCGCGCCGCCGGTCTCGAGGTGGCCACTTATGCCTCCCATGTTTCCCAGCCCTCCTTCGACGCGATCCGCGCCGCTGCGTGGGACTCGGTTCGGACAGCGATCGAGAACGGGACGCCCGCCTACGGTTTTCACATGAACCTTCCCGAATCGTACGTGGTCTACGGCGTCGATGGACGGGGCTATTACTATAAGGGCGTGGATTGTCGAACCGGATACGGGCCGCGGTGCCGGGACGAGGTCGCCGGAAGCGATCCCGGCTGGTTCGAGATGCACACCGTTCGCCGCGGGGCGGCCGAGCCGGCGGGGCGCGTAGCCGAAGCGGCCCTCGCCTATGCCCTCGAACTGAACCGTAAGCCGGAGGAGTACTGTTACAGGGGATTCGATATGGGGCCCGGCGCATATGTTCATTGGAGAACGGCGATGGAGACCGGGGAGGGAGACGCGTTCGGAATTGCGTACACCGCCGCGGGATGGGCGGTGTGCCGGCGGAACGCGGTCGGTTATCTCCAAGAGGTCCGGCAGGTACTCCCCGAGGCCTGTGCAGCCTCGCTGAGCGAAGCGGAAGCCCGATATCGAAACGTTTCCGAGTGTTGGAACGAGATCGCCACGCTCTTTCCTTATTCCGGGGTGGAGCGCGCGGAAATGACGGCTCATTGGAAGAGCGCCGAAAGACGCGCCCGGGCGGAAGCTCGCCTCGCCGAAGCATCCAAGGAAGAGGCGCTCGGATTGGACGCGATCGAGGAGGCGCTCAAAATATTGAAAAAGGGGGGTGGCGGTTCCCCGACGCGCTGAGGAGAGGCACATCGGTTTTCGAGGAAGGAAGCGTCTCTTCGAAAAGAGGGGCCGGACGGCAGGACCGCCCGGCCCGTTCGTTTCCCGAGCGCGATAGGGGACGGCGGTCAGCCGCCGAAGAAAAGCGTCACGGTAATCACGTAGAAATTGCTATCCGCCGATTGGAGCTCGGACGTCCCCTCCAATTCGTAATCCAGGAACACGTAGCGGACGTCGCCCGCCAGGCGCGCCCCCGTGCCGAGGGGGAGTTCGACGCCGGCGCCGACGTGCCACCCCATCTCGCTGGTCGTCTCCTCGTCGCCCAGGCCGGGGAATACTTGGCTGTCGTATTCGAAGGTGGTGTTGTACCAACCCGCGCCCGCCAGGCCGTAGACGAAGGGAATGGGATAGACGAGACCGGTCACCATGACCGGCCAGCTCTTCACCTTAAGGGCGTCGTCGTAGTAGCTCTCTTGGCGGTAATTGATCGATCCCTCGACGCCGAGAAAGGGGATCGGTTTCAGCCGGAGAGCGCCGCCGAAGAGGAACTCTCCCTCGTCGGCGTCGGAAGCCTTGTAGTAGCCGACCTGGGGGCCGATGCCTAAGCCGGCGAGCGCCGGTCCCGCCAACACAAGAATCATCAGAACCGGGAAAATCATCCTTCGCTTCATGTACTCCTCCCTTGTCGTTGAGGCGGGCCCGTGCCCGCTGAGTGGCGCCGAACCGTTTCCCGGCGCCACCTCGCAATCATCGGCATTCGGGGGCGTCCGCGGAAGGGAAAAAGAAAGGCGGGGGGTGCGCCGGGCCGGGGCGCCGGCCAAACCGTGGTCGTCTCGCGACGCATGAACGACCACGCCGTGGTCGTCCTTGGTAATCGATTCCCTCCACTCCGGCGGGCATCTCCCCTCTTTTCGGGGCTTTCCCTCATCTCACCCGCATCCCGTGAAACGGCATGAACCGTGCGTCAGGCGCCTTCGTGGCCAGCTCGGGAAAGGGGGTGGTGTGGGGAACGCGATCGGGCCGTGACGGAGAAAGAACCGAACGAGTCGCAAAAAGAGGGAAAGAACCGGATACAAAGTGGAGGAAAAACACGATGCGTTTGTTTTGGATGGTATTGCTGCTGTTCGTCTGCGCCTGGGCGGCGCCTCTGTGGGGCGCGAACCCGGGTGACGTGGTGATCACCGAAATCATGCAGAATCCGAATGAGGTGAGCGATACCTACGGCGAATGGCTCGAGCTGTACAACCGGACCGGCGCGGCGATCGACATCGACGGCTGGACGATCGGCGACGGGCAGAGCGAGGAGCACGTGATCGACGGGGGAGGAGCGCTGGTGATCGGGCCGGGCGGCTTTCTCGTTCTCGGCCGGAACGACGACTTCTCGGTGAACGGCGGCTATAACTGCGACTATCAATATTCCGGAATGACGTTGGGGAACGGAGAGGATCGCGTGGTTCTGCGTGCGGGGAGCGTCACCGTCGACTCGGTATACTACGACGACGGGGACACCTTTCCGGACCCGACCGGCGCTTCGATGGAGTGTATCGATCCGGAAGCGAACAACAATACCGGTTCGAATTGGCAGGAGTGCGTGATCTCCACCTACGGGGACGGTGACTACGGGACTCCGGGCGATCCGAACGATCCTTGGGGAGCGAGCACCAACTACCCGCAGTTTTTCGCGACGAGCCACGAACCCGCCTTCCCCTCGTCCGCCGACACGGTTCTGGTGAGCGCGCAGGTGACCGATGACGAGGGGCTTCTGGTGGTCGGTCTTTACTACAGGCTGGACGGCGGCGTGTATCAGATGGTTTCCATGATCGAGACGGGTGGAAACTGGTATGAGGGACTTATCCCGCCGGCGCCGGTGGGAACTGCGGTGGAGTATTACCTGTGCGCCACCGACACGGACACGTTGACCACTTGGGAGCCGGAAGGAGCGCCGGTGACCTTGTACGGCTATACCGTCGAGGACGGCCTGCCGATGGTGGTCATCAACGAGATCCTCGCCTCGCCGCAGCAGGACGCCAACAACGACGGTCTGATCGAGGCTTACGAAGACGAGTTCGTCGAGCTGTACAACGCCGGAGGTGCGTCCGTGGATCTCTCGGGGTGGACACTTTCCGACGACGACGCGACCGCCTCCGCCTTCGCCTTCCCGGAGGGCACGGTGGTCGAGCCGGGCGGTTTCATCACGCTCTTCGGCGGCGGCGCACCGACCGGATTCGTCGGTCCGGTGTTTACCGACGACGGCAGGATCGGGAACGGTCTTTCGAACACGGGCGATACGGTGGAGTTGCGGCGGGACGGCGAGCTGATCGATCAGTACACTTATGGATCCGAAGCGAATCACGGCGAATCACTGATCCGGCTCCCGGACGGCTATGGCGATTGGACCCGGCCCTCGTTGGAGGGGTTCGATTGGAATTTCAGCCCTCA
This Candidatus Eisenbacteria bacterium DNA region includes the following protein-coding sequences:
- a CDS encoding serine hydrolase, which gives rise to MRRFVSVLILLALVPPPRAGADPATEKDVTGIWRGIILARDVEIDLYWRVYREGESGLRAYYDSPLYGIKDVPVPEVRLVGDRVDMAVGMFPSSFSGRWIAPDRIEGSFRVEGDPLPMTLERIRRDPEAVLPYRTPRLDGEGRPVLRYTYRVPEAVPGDWVVGDASEEGLDEERLERLVERVLAGAYPNLHSILVVRGGRLVFEEYFYGYDAAKPHPIYSNAKGLIATSIAVALDRGEMTGLHQHVAEFFPEHASLFDEEGKREMTIEHLLAMTAGFEWDELSYSYYDDRNTNRRMQQCPDRVAFLLGLPLADPPGTRFVYNSGLPVLLGEILRKATGMHVWAYAEEHLFRPLGFQRYLYEYAADGTAGGVLLRPRDFVKVPRLYLNRGLWEGRRIAPASWFDRCGGPGRECPSSEYWNHWGRSVLFVDGSPVLFFSGGGFGGQAIFGFPDLDLVVAMTGGNYFTPSVDQHEILRRYILAPIKDSAIKYDPPDPAVAPDYVGLHGLEWRETFFTDLGALWGCADYLGFDFSESRLYGTTGYAFLLNAAPSIPSNCLGLWDKRRFEEILRAAGLEVATYASHVSQPSFDAIRAAAWDSVRTAIENGTPAYGFHMNLPESYVVYGVDGRGYYYKGVDCRTGYGPRCRDEVAGSDPGWFEMHTVRRGAAEPAGRVAEAALAYALELNRKPEEYCYRGFDMGPGAYVHWRTAMETGEGDAFGIAYTAAGWAVCRRNAVGYLQEVRQVLPEACAASLSEAEARYRNVSECWNEIATLFPYSGVERAEMTAHWKSAERRARAEARLAEASKEEALGLDAIEEALKILKKGGGGSPTR
- a CDS encoding lamin tail domain-containing protein, whose amino-acid sequence is MRLFWMVLLLFVCAWAAPLWGANPGDVVITEIMQNPNEVSDTYGEWLELYNRTGAAIDIDGWTIGDGQSEEHVIDGGGALVIGPGGFLVLGRNDDFSVNGGYNCDYQYSGMTLGNGEDRVVLRAGSVTVDSVYYDDGDTFPDPTGASMECIDPEANNNTGSNWQECVISTYGDGDYGTPGDPNDPWGASTNYPQFFATSHEPAFPSSADTVLVSAQVTDDEGLLVVGLYYRLDGGVYQMVSMIETGGNWYEGLIPPAPVGTAVEYYLCATDTDTLTTWEPEGAPVTLYGYTVEDGLPMVVINEILASPQQDANNDGLIEAYEDEFVELYNAGGASVDLSGWTLSDDDATASAFAFPEGTVVEPGGFITLFGGGAPTGFVGPVFTDDGRIGNGLSNTGDTVELRRDGELIDQYTYGSEANHGESLIRLPDGYGDWTRPSLEGFDWNFSPQASNGATANWVTGKSWGAIKRLFHD
- a CDS encoding outer membrane beta-barrel protein, with amino-acid sequence MKRRMIFPVLMILVLAGPALAGLGIGPQVGYYKASDADEGEFLFGGALRLKPIPFLGVEGSINYRQESYYDDALKVKSWPVMVTGLVYPIPFVYGLAGAGWYNTTFEYDSQVFPGLGDEETTSEMGWHVGAGVELPLGTGARLAGDVRYVFLDYELEGTSELQSADSNFYVITVTLFFGG